CCGCATGCGGATCGTCCGTGTAAGCCTGCGCGTTTTCGCCAAGGGCCGCGATCTCCTCGAACGCGCCGCCGTCCGTCGCGCGTTCGACGACGTAGCCCATCTCGCCGTCGGACATGTCGGTCCACGTCAACCCGACGCCGCCAGCGTCGGGGATCGCCTCGAACGCGGCCGGCGCCATCGGCAGGGCGCGGCTCTCGACCCACGGCGATTCGTCGTACGCTTCGCCGGCGTACATCCGCACGATCCACGTCGCGCGTTCGCACTCGTGCAGCTCGGCATCGACGATCGACGACGCGCCCGCGGGCAGCGTCGCGATGGGAAGGAATCCGCCGTCGTCCTCCGCGCGCGAGCGGAAGATCATCTGCTCGCCGCCGCCTGCCGGCGTCCATTCGACCAGCACGGACGTTTCGTCGATCGGCGTCACCGACAGATCGCTCGGCGCAACGGGCGCGGTATCCACGAGCGCCGGCACGCCAGGCGGTCCCTCGCCGTC
The sequence above is drawn from the bacterium genome and encodes:
- a CDS encoding fibronectin type III domain-containing protein, whose protein sequence is AVTASTSAFTMPAAPTGLTASAKPGGGVSLAFTNRSSGQAGFAVYRKMSGDASFAAIGETVSETYFDAAAPAGATLVYAVAAFTTDGEGPPGVPALVDTAPVAPSDLSVTPIDETSVLVEWTPAGGGEQMIFRSRAEDDGGFLPIATLPAGASSIVDAELHECERATWIVRMYAGEAYDESPWVESRALPMAPAAFEAIPDAGGVGLTWTDMSDGEMGYVVERATDGGAFEEIAALGENAQAYTDDPHAGAHVYRVAAFHEYGKAYSGEDSVVEDGAATDDDGPDDDGEDDDDAADDDDDFAERDEDDDSGCGC